A DNA window from Hoplias malabaricus isolate fHopMal1 chromosome 5, fHopMal1.hap1, whole genome shotgun sequence contains the following coding sequences:
- the samhd1 gene encoding deoxynucleoside triphosphate triphosphohydrolase SAMHD1, whose protein sequence is MEDRKRALEVMDCVTPEKRSRGEIQREHELRENNIRAAELRSITDDQLQQLGIRSPESRQSVLLCLQKCWQFSDEPMKVFNDPIHGHIDLHPLMVRIIDTPQFQRLRHIKQLGGTYLVFPGASHNRFEHSIGVGYLAGRLVRALNERQPGLLIESRDVLCVQIAGLCHDLGHGPFSHMFDGMFIPKVRPGLKWKHEQASVQMFDHLVKENDLEPVMQRYGLVLPDDLIFIKEQIAGPLDDIASDREWPYKGRSEEKSFLYEIVANKRNGIDVDKWDYFARDCYHLGIQNNFDYRRFLQFARVCEVKGKKHICTRDKEVGNLYDMFHTRNCLHRRAYQHRVGSIIEVMITEALVKADPYIQIQGSLGKIYKISEAIDDMEAYTKLTDHIFEQVLYSSDSRLSEAQSILHNILCRRLYKCVGQTTPENHLDVTQELLQKYSRDVAFTRPSGSEAEMELTPEDFIVNVIYMDYGMKDKNPINSVQFYCKNDPNKAIKIRKNQVSKLLPEKFAEQLIRVYCKKTDERSLEAAKKCFVQWCMDNNFSKPQDSDIIAPELTPLKVDWRTSDDDSAEDGGGTGSRSQGPENGGQRVKADLFNAQKAKHK, encoded by the exons ATGGAGGACAGGAAGCGCGCGCTCGAGGTGATGGACTGTGTCACACCGGAGAAACGATCACGTGGAGAAATACAACGAGAGCACGAGCTCAGGG AGAACAATATCAGAGCAGCTGAGCTCCGCAGCATCACAGACGATCAGCTCCAGCAGCTCGGCATTCG GTCCCCGGAGTCCAGACAGTCAGTGCTCCTCTGTCTGCAGAAGTGCTGGCAGTTCTCAGACGAACCCATGAAG GTGTTTAATGACCCCATCCACGGCCACATTGATCTGCACCCCCTGATGGTGAGGATCATCGATACGCCTCAGTTCCAGAGGCTGCGGCACATTAAACAACTGGGGGGAACGTACCTTGTGTTTCCTGGAGCTTCACACAACCGCTTTGAGCACTCAATCGG GGTGGGGTATTTGGCCGGTCGCCTTGTTCGAGCTCTAAACGAGAGGCAGCCCGGACTCCTCATCGAGAGCCGAGATGTCCTCTGTGTCCAGATCGCCGGACTCTGCCATGACTTGG GTCACGGTCCGTTCTCTCACATGTTCGACGGGATGTTTATCCCTAAAGTCCGACCCGGCCTGAAATGGAAG CATGAGCAGGCCTCGGTGCAGATGTTTGATCACCTGGTGAAGGAGAACGATCTGGAGCCTGTGATGCAGAGATACGGCCTCGTGCTGCCGGATGATCTCATCTTCATTAAAGAACAGATCGCTGGACCTCTCGACGACATCGCCTCGGAcagagag tgGCCGTATAAAGGCCGGTCAGAGGAGAAATCTTTTTTGTATGAGATCGTGGCGAATAAGAGGAATGGTATCGACGTGGACAAGTGGGACTACTTCGCCAG AGACTGCTATCACCTGGGAATCCAGAATAATTTTGACTATCGCCGTTTCCTGCAGTTTGCTCGAGTTTGTGAGGTCAAAGGGAAGAAGCACATCTGCACCAGAGACAAG gAGGTGGGTAATTTATACGACATGTTTCACACGAGGAACTGTCTCCATCGCAGGGCATATCAGCACAGAGTGGGCAGCATCATCGAGGTCAT gaTAACTGAAGCTTTAGTGAAGGCCGATCCTTACATTCAGATCCAAGGCTCCTTAGGAAAGATTTACAAAATCTCAGAGGCCATTGACGACATGGAGGCGTACACCAAGCTCACAG accACATTTTTGAGCAGGTGCTGTACTCCTCAGACTCTCGTCTCTCTGAGGCTCAGTCCATTCTCCATAACATCTTGTGCAGGAGACTGTATAAATGCGTGGGTCAGACCACACCTGAAAATCACCTGGACGTCACTCAG GAGCTACTTCAGAAGTATTCCAGAGATGTGGCCTTCACCAGACCGAGCGGCAGCGAGGCGGAGATGGAGCTGACGCCGGAGGACTTCATCGTCAAT gtgatCTATATGGACTATGGCATGAAGGACAAGAACCCCATCAACAGCGTCCAGTTCTACTGTAAAAACGACCCCAACAAAGCCATCAAGATCCGCAAGAATCAG GTGTCCAAGCTGCTGCCGGAGAAATTTGCAGAGCAGCTGATCAGAGTTTACTGCAAGAAGACGGACGAGAGGAGCCTCGAAGCTGCCAAGAAGTGTTTTGTGCAGTGGTGCATGGACAATAACTTCTCCAAACCTCAG GACAGTGATATCATCGCCCCAGAGCTCACTCCGTTAAAGGTGGACTGGCGAACCAGCGACGACGACAGCGCTGAAGACGGAGGAGGGACGGGAAGCAGAAGCCAGGGGCCGGAAAACGGCGGACAGCGAGTGAAGGCAGATCTGTTTAATGCTCAGAAAGCAAAGCACAAGTAA